In Xanthomonas sacchari, a genomic segment contains:
- a CDS encoding anhydro-N-acetylmuramic acid kinase, with product MPSPSAVPDDALFLGLMSGTSADGIDAALVRFDHDGRPHLQLGRTYAWAPQQRAALIALGEGGDIASLDALGQLDAEVAIAFADAALRLLDAAGVAPAAVRAIGSHGQTVRHRPLADPAFTWQLGDGNRIAELTGIATVCDFRRRDVAAGGHGAPLMPAFHAAMLGAAHEDRAVLNLGGIGNLTLLPAHGVVRGFDTGPANALLDAWCQRHRGQPYDAGGAFAASGAVDAGLLQRLLADPWFALPPPKSTGREQFHLRWLEACLETQAPAPAAVQATLLELTVATVADALLAQQPATRQLLVCGGGVHNPLLLTRLQARLPGAQVQSTQAQGLDPDYIEAMGFAWLARQTLAGLPGNLPSVSGARGPRILGAIHPA from the coding sequence ATGCCCTCGCCTTCCGCCGTTCCCGACGACGCCCTGTTCCTGGGCCTGATGTCCGGCACCAGCGCCGACGGCATCGATGCCGCGCTGGTGCGCTTCGATCACGACGGACGCCCGCACTTGCAGCTGGGCCGCACCTATGCCTGGGCACCGCAGCAGCGCGCGGCGCTGATCGCGCTGGGCGAAGGCGGCGACATCGCCTCGCTGGATGCGCTGGGGCAGCTCGATGCCGAGGTCGCGATCGCCTTCGCCGATGCCGCCCTGCGCCTGCTCGACGCCGCCGGCGTGGCGCCGGCCGCGGTCCGCGCGATCGGCTCGCACGGGCAGACCGTGCGCCACCGCCCGCTGGCCGATCCCGCCTTCACCTGGCAACTCGGCGACGGCAACCGCATCGCCGAGCTGACCGGCATCGCCACGGTCTGCGATTTCCGCCGCCGCGACGTCGCCGCCGGCGGCCATGGCGCGCCGCTGATGCCGGCCTTCCATGCGGCGATGCTGGGCGCGGCGCACGAGGATCGGGCCGTGCTCAATCTCGGCGGCATCGGCAACCTGACCCTGCTGCCGGCGCACGGTGTCGTGCGCGGCTTCGACACCGGCCCGGCCAACGCGCTGCTCGATGCCTGGTGCCAGCGCCATCGCGGCCAGCCCTACGATGCCGGCGGCGCGTTCGCCGCCAGCGGCGCGGTCGACGCCGGCCTGCTGCAGCGCCTGCTGGCCGATCCGTGGTTCGCGCTGCCGCCGCCGAAGAGCACCGGGCGCGAGCAGTTCCACTTGCGCTGGCTGGAGGCTTGCCTGGAGACGCAGGCGCCCGCGCCGGCGGCGGTGCAGGCGACGCTGCTGGAACTGACCGTGGCGACCGTCGCCGATGCGCTGCTGGCGCAGCAGCCGGCGACCCGGCAACTGCTGGTGTGCGGCGGCGGCGTGCACAACCCGTTGTTGCTCACGCGGCTGCAGGCGCGGCTGCCGGGCGCGCAGGTGCAATCGACCCAGGCGCAGGGCCTGGACCCGGACTACATCGAAGCGATGGGTTTCGCCTGGCTAGCGCGGCAGACCTTGGCCGGTCTGCCGGGCAACCTGCCGTCGGTCAGCGGCGCGCGCGGGCCGCGCATCCTCGGCGCGATCCACCCGGCCTGA
- the tyrS gene encoding tyrosine--tRNA ligase, producing the protein MSTIEESLALIGRGADEILKREELEARLRSGRPLRIKAGFDPTAPDLHIGHTVLLNKMRQFQDLGHQVIFLIGDFTGMIGDPTGKNVTRKPLTREDVLANARTYEEQVFKVLDRTRTEVRFNSEWFGQMSAADMIRLAGQHTVARMLERDDFAKRYAAQQSIAIHEFLYPLVQGYDSVALKADVELGGTDQKFNLLMGRGLQEHYGQPAQIVLTMPLLEGLDGVNKMSKSLGNYIGISEPAIDIVTKTMKIGDELMWRWIELLSFDIGVNEAQALRQQVQAGSLHPREVKLRLARELTTRFHDAAAAEQAIVGWHAVVTGQGDTSALPLQQVVVPAEGLRIAALLTAAGLTASNSEASRKLKERAVRVAGEVVEDPQQSFAPGFEGVLQVGKRTFARVQLVAA; encoded by the coding sequence TTGTCCACGATCGAAGAGTCCCTTGCCCTGATCGGCCGCGGTGCCGACGAAATCCTCAAGCGCGAAGAACTGGAAGCGCGCCTGCGCAGCGGCCGCCCGCTGCGGATCAAGGCAGGCTTCGATCCCACGGCGCCGGACCTGCACATCGGCCACACCGTGCTGTTGAACAAGATGCGCCAGTTCCAGGACCTGGGGCACCAGGTGATCTTCCTGATCGGCGACTTCACCGGGATGATCGGCGACCCCACCGGCAAGAACGTGACCCGCAAGCCGCTGACCCGCGAGGACGTGCTGGCCAACGCGCGCACCTACGAAGAGCAGGTGTTCAAGGTGCTGGACCGCACGCGCACCGAGGTCCGCTTCAACTCCGAGTGGTTCGGGCAGATGAGCGCGGCCGACATGATCCGCCTGGCTGGCCAGCACACCGTCGCGCGCATGCTCGAGCGCGACGATTTCGCCAAGCGCTATGCCGCGCAGCAGTCCATCGCCATCCACGAGTTCCTGTACCCGCTGGTGCAGGGCTACGACTCGGTGGCGCTGAAGGCCGACGTCGAACTGGGCGGCACCGACCAGAAGTTCAACCTGCTGATGGGCCGCGGCCTGCAGGAGCACTACGGGCAGCCGGCGCAGATCGTGCTGACGATGCCGCTGCTGGAGGGCCTGGACGGGGTCAACAAGATGTCCAAGTCGCTGGGCAACTACATCGGCATCAGCGAGCCGGCGATCGACATCGTCACCAAGACCATGAAGATCGGCGACGAGTTGATGTGGCGCTGGATCGAGCTGCTGTCCTTCGACATCGGCGTGAACGAAGCGCAGGCGCTGCGCCAGCAGGTGCAGGCCGGCAGCCTGCATCCGCGCGAAGTGAAGCTGCGCTTGGCACGCGAATTGACCACTCGCTTCCACGATGCGGCCGCCGCGGAGCAGGCCATCGTTGGCTGGCACGCCGTGGTGACCGGGCAGGGCGATACCAGCGCCTTGCCGCTGCAGCAGGTCGTGGTACCTGCAGAGGGGCTGCGCATCGCCGCATTGCTGACCGCTGCGGGGCTGACTGCAAGCAACTCCGAGGCAAGCCGTAAGCTGAAGGAGCGGGCGGTGCGCGTGGCTGGCGAGGTGGTCGAGGATCCGCAGCAGAGCTTCGCGCCCGGTTTCGAGGGTGTCCTGCAGGTCGGCAAGCGCACCTTCGCCCGGGTACAGCTCGTGGCTGCATGA
- a CDS encoding peptidoglycan DD-metalloendopeptidase family protein — translation MPNSDQERARRQRFQQRLHVLHDTALHRKLKEHLPAGRWTRRHWIHASLFATIGAMVATIVPGFSNAIDVPLQTTQATLALPLPPISLAQQQQAAITDNWQVVRIESGQTLGSVFEKLGIPATVMQRVLDHPGTHDALTKLRPGAEIGFDLATTGDLRALRFDRDATHRVELSLSGDDIKEKVIERETSTRTVVTSGEITSSLYVAARKAGLSPSAIATMTDEIFKYDIDFDKDLQPGDRFSVVMDETWREGERIDTGKILAATFTTRGKTYSGFRFERGGKPAEYFDVTGRPLKKSFIRMPVSYSRISSTFGARKHPVLGTMRMHKGIDYAAPTGTPIMAAGDARVQFVGTQRGYGNVVILDHGKGYSTLYGHMSRFGGIKAGQRINQGTVIGYVGMTGMATGPHLHYEFRVDGVQRNPASVTMPPPTPLAGAELAAFRAQTSPALARIQRVEKLIYADAGEPAAKKKKVVASSKAAASHDAG, via the coding sequence ATGCCCAACAGTGATCAGGAACGCGCGCGCCGGCAGCGGTTCCAGCAACGCCTTCACGTTCTCCACGACACTGCGCTGCATCGCAAGTTGAAGGAACACCTTCCCGCCGGCCGCTGGACGCGCCGCCACTGGATCCACGCCAGCCTGTTCGCCACCATCGGCGCGATGGTCGCGACGATCGTCCCCGGCTTCTCCAACGCCATCGACGTGCCGCTGCAGACCACGCAGGCGACGCTGGCGCTGCCGTTGCCGCCGATCTCGCTGGCGCAGCAACAGCAGGCTGCCATCACCGACAACTGGCAGGTGGTGCGGATCGAGTCCGGGCAGACCCTGGGCTCGGTGTTCGAGAAGCTCGGCATCCCCGCCACGGTGATGCAGCGGGTGCTGGACCATCCGGGCACCCACGACGCGCTGACCAAGCTGCGCCCGGGCGCCGAGATCGGCTTCGACCTGGCGACGACGGGCGACCTGCGCGCCCTGCGCTTCGACCGCGATGCCACCCACCGGGTGGAACTGTCGCTGTCGGGCGACGACATCAAGGAGAAGGTGATCGAGCGCGAGACCAGCACGCGCACCGTGGTCACCAGCGGCGAGATCACCAGTTCGCTGTACGTGGCCGCGCGCAAGGCCGGGCTGTCGCCGTCGGCGATCGCGACGATGACCGACGAGATCTTCAAGTACGACATCGACTTCGACAAGGACCTGCAGCCGGGCGACCGCTTCAGCGTGGTCATGGACGAGACCTGGCGCGAAGGCGAGCGCATCGACACCGGCAAGATCCTGGCGGCGACCTTCACCACCCGCGGCAAGACCTACAGCGGCTTCCGCTTCGAGCGCGGCGGCAAGCCGGCCGAGTATTTCGACGTGACCGGGCGGCCATTGAAGAAGAGCTTCATCCGCATGCCGGTGTCCTACAGCCGCATCAGCTCCACCTTCGGCGCGCGCAAGCACCCGGTGCTGGGCACCATGCGCATGCACAAGGGCATCGACTACGCGGCGCCGACCGGCACCCCGATCATGGCCGCCGGCGATGCGCGGGTGCAGTTCGTCGGCACCCAGCGCGGCTACGGCAACGTGGTGATCCTGGACCACGGCAAGGGCTACAGCACCCTGTACGGGCACATGTCGCGCTTCGGCGGGATCAAGGCCGGCCAGCGCATCAACCAGGGCACGGTGATCGGCTACGTGGGCATGACCGGCATGGCCACCGGCCCGCACCTGCACTACGAATTCCGCGTGGACGGGGTGCAGCGCAATCCGGCCTCGGTGACGATGCCGCCGCCGACCCCGCTGGCCGGCGCCGAGCTGGCCGCGTTCCGCGCGCAGACCTCGCCGGCGCTGGCGCGCATCCAGCGCGTGGAGAAGCTGATCTACGCCGATGCCGGCGAGCCGGCGGCGAAGAAGAAGAAGGTCGTCGCCTCGTCCAAGGCCGCCGCCTCGCACGACGCCGGCTGA